In the Myxococcus fulvus genome, one interval contains:
- a CDS encoding DUF4230 domain-containing protein: MTHLTRILAVLLGIAAGALGAGWLLRPRVPAPPDTASVVSQMREVARLETLEVALYKKVSFTPEPQVTDALWKDVMNWARHAIQNPHGRAIVFADAYLGFDFQRFGPSNLHVAGTKVYVVMPPIDVRVALRPGETEVIDSNLDSEQTAQLLEKARLAFEREVRADTRLQQRARDSAERALRALLVTVGYREVLFVERLPASGSAG; encoded by the coding sequence ATGACGCACCTCACGCGAATCCTCGCCGTCCTGCTGGGCATCGCGGCCGGAGCACTGGGGGCCGGCTGGCTGCTCAGGCCCCGCGTCCCCGCCCCGCCGGACACCGCGTCCGTGGTGAGCCAGATGCGCGAGGTGGCGCGGCTGGAGACGCTGGAGGTCGCGCTCTACAAGAAGGTGTCCTTCACGCCCGAGCCGCAGGTGACGGATGCCCTGTGGAAGGACGTGATGAACTGGGCGCGGCACGCCATCCAGAATCCGCACGGCCGCGCCATCGTGTTCGCGGATGCGTACCTGGGGTTCGACTTCCAGCGCTTCGGCCCGTCGAACCTGCACGTGGCGGGGACGAAGGTGTACGTGGTGATGCCGCCCATCGACGTGCGCGTGGCGCTGCGGCCGGGGGAGACGGAGGTCATCGACTCCAACCTGGACAGCGAGCAGACGGCGCAGTTGCTGGAGAAGGCACGGCTCGCGTTCGAGCGGGAGGTGCGCGCGGACACGCGCCTCCAACAGCGGGCGCGTGACTCCGCCGAGCGGGCCCTGCGCGCGCTGCTCGTCACCGTGGGCTACCGCGAGGTGTTGTTCGTGGAGCGACTGCCGGCCTCGGGTTCGGCGGGCTGA
- a CDS encoding tetratricopeptide repeat protein, translating into MSFLLEVERIRRKVEAGEVLSDAELEVLRARVRDEDGPTPRLAVAHALINAGAEREALPLLEALRRDFPQHVPVQLGLARALLGLERHGDAEALLRQVRAREPDDPEVLKVLAVLALRRGEMDKAQAYVQDALVRDPFDAEARLLKEELEAADLPPPPVPQEQVLRPEFTAALAGALTRARVAFRRQGKDLLVKLASGGVGRVDLGSLYAAYQEVPGTQGLAAYVEALAARLGGLDSGLGASDAASLEARLRPVLRPADFAAKAVGALHREGPAGLSVFYVLEDADFVRYLPESALKDSGLTVEAVDAAAWRNLEPAPVKPVVIDRGEVRLAEGFSGLWAVAGGDGLDGARMLTAGQRQLLTEQVGEGTLYVSLVRREMTLVARASDASARGVLAELSPTSEGIAGVFLLTEDGLSRAPELDGGHS; encoded by the coding sequence GTGAGCTTCTTGCTGGAAGTGGAGCGCATCCGCCGCAAGGTGGAGGCGGGCGAGGTCCTGAGTGACGCGGAGCTGGAGGTGCTGCGCGCGCGGGTGAGGGACGAGGACGGGCCGACGCCGCGCCTGGCGGTGGCGCACGCCCTCATCAACGCGGGCGCGGAGCGCGAGGCCCTGCCGCTGCTGGAGGCCTTGCGGCGGGACTTCCCCCAGCACGTCCCGGTGCAGCTGGGGCTGGCCCGGGCGCTCCTGGGGCTGGAGCGTCACGGGGACGCGGAGGCGCTGCTCCGACAGGTGCGCGCGCGGGAGCCGGACGACCCGGAGGTCCTCAAGGTGCTGGCCGTGCTGGCCCTGCGCCGGGGGGAGATGGACAAGGCCCAGGCCTACGTCCAGGACGCGCTCGTGAGAGACCCGTTCGACGCGGAGGCGCGGCTGTTGAAGGAGGAACTGGAGGCCGCGGACCTGCCTCCGCCGCCGGTGCCCCAGGAGCAGGTGCTCCGACCGGAGTTCACCGCCGCGTTGGCGGGGGCGCTGACCCGGGCGCGCGTGGCGTTTCGTCGGCAGGGCAAGGACCTGCTGGTGAAGCTGGCCTCGGGCGGCGTGGGGCGCGTGGACCTGGGCTCGCTGTACGCGGCCTATCAGGAGGTGCCGGGCACGCAGGGGCTGGCAGCCTATGTCGAGGCGCTGGCGGCGCGGCTGGGTGGACTGGACTCGGGGCTCGGGGCCTCGGATGCGGCGTCACTGGAGGCGAGGCTTCGGCCCGTGCTGCGCCCGGCGGACTTCGCGGCGAAGGCGGTGGGGGCGCTGCACCGTGAGGGGCCCGCGGGGCTCTCGGTCTTCTACGTGCTGGAGGATGCGGACTTCGTGCGCTACCTGCCGGAGTCCGCGCTGAAGGACTCGGGCCTGACGGTGGAGGCGGTGGACGCGGCGGCGTGGCGGAACCTGGAGCCCGCGCCCGTGAAGCCCGTCGTCATCGACCGGGGCGAGGTGCGGCTGGCGGAGGGCTTCTCGGGACTGTGGGCGGTGGCCGGTGGGGATGGGCTCGACGGCGCGCGGATGCTCACGGCGGGGCAGCGCCAGTTGCTCACGGAGCAGGTGGGCGAAGGCACGCTGTACGTGTCCCTGGTGCGGCGCGAGATGACGCTCGTCGCGAGGGCTTCGGATGCTTCGGCCCGAGGCGTGCTCGCGGAGCTCTCGCCGACCTCCGAGGGAATCGCGGGGGTGTTCCTGCTCACCGAGGACGGGCTCTCTCGTGCTCCTGAACTCGACGGGGGGCACTCATGA
- a CDS encoding LysR substrate-binding domain-containing protein: MFNVVDLRQVDLNLLVVFATVFRERSVKRAAERLFVGQSAVSMALGRLRELLQDDLFVKVASGVEPTSKAVTLEPLVLQALELVHGAVYAVRPFDPASASRIIRVGLSDDLELWLLPVLLDVLRSAAPGVTLVVRGSHWYTGLGLVERGEVDLALGVLPKPGAALAAETLFHERFTSIFDPALVEGPLTLKRFLGVAHVMANVSGDLVGLVDEALQAEGRRRYVAATVPGFATLGSLVRGRPLIATLPGMAAAQLARAHGLAMSEPPVAMSRYPLSMVWHTKTENDAALQWFRQQVREQVPRLVPPESPVQASRRRPPRRRR, encoded by the coding sequence ATGTTCAATGTCGTTGATCTGCGGCAGGTGGATCTGAACCTGCTCGTCGTGTTCGCCACCGTCTTTCGAGAGCGCAGTGTGAAGCGCGCGGCCGAGCGGCTCTTCGTGGGGCAGTCCGCGGTCAGCATGGCCCTGGGCCGGCTTCGCGAGCTTCTCCAGGACGACCTCTTCGTGAAGGTGGCCTCGGGAGTCGAGCCCACATCGAAGGCCGTCACCCTCGAGCCTCTGGTGCTGCAGGCGCTCGAGCTGGTGCACGGCGCGGTGTATGCCGTGAGGCCCTTCGACCCCGCGAGTGCGTCACGCATCATCCGCGTGGGGCTCTCCGATGACCTGGAGCTGTGGCTCCTTCCCGTGCTGCTCGATGTGCTCCGGAGCGCCGCGCCGGGAGTGACGCTTGTCGTGCGCGGGAGCCACTGGTACACGGGGCTCGGGCTCGTCGAGCGCGGAGAGGTCGACCTCGCGCTCGGGGTCCTCCCCAAGCCGGGCGCGGCCCTCGCCGCCGAGACGCTCTTCCATGAGCGCTTCACGTCCATCTTCGACCCCGCGCTCGTCGAGGGCCCGCTGACGCTGAAGCGGTTCCTCGGGGTGGCCCACGTCATGGCGAACGTCAGCGGAGACCTCGTGGGCCTCGTCGACGAGGCACTCCAGGCCGAGGGCAGGCGGCGTTATGTGGCCGCCACGGTCCCCGGGTTCGCCACGCTGGGCAGCCTGGTGCGGGGACGGCCGCTCATCGCGACGTTGCCGGGAATGGCCGCCGCGCAGTTGGCCCGTGCTCACGGCCTCGCGATGTCCGAGCCCCCCGTGGCCATGTCCAGGTACCCGCTCTCCATGGTGTGGCACACGAAGACGGAGAACGACGCCGCGCTCCAGTGGTTCCGGCAACAGGTTCGCGAGCAGGTCCCGAGGCTCGTGCCGCCGGAGAGTCCGGTCCAGGCATCGCGCCGCCGCCCGCCCAGGCGCCGACGCTGA
- a CDS encoding NAD(P)-dependent oxidoreductase: protein MNIGIIGATGNIGQRVLTEALSRGHHVTAFTRDPSRIPEDRRAVSWRQVDVLDAGSLVGALSGLDVLISLFQPGNAARDLNDTLERSISHPEVYAMAARALLNALGTHPRTRLIVVGGAGSLERSPGVTLADSPEALRAGLKALGLPEAYEVAVRGHRDALNVLRLSNRFWTYLSPAEHIYPGERTGRFRLGGDQPVVDAQGRSHISFEDCAVALIDEAELPRHVQRRFTLGY from the coding sequence ATGAACATTGGAATCATCGGAGCCACGGGCAATATCGGTCAGCGGGTCCTCACCGAGGCGCTGAGCCGCGGACATCACGTCACCGCCTTCACGAGGGACCCTTCACGAATTCCCGAGGACCGGCGCGCGGTGAGCTGGAGACAGGTGGACGTGCTGGACGCGGGGAGTCTCGTCGGAGCGCTGAGCGGACTCGACGTGCTCATCAGCCTGTTCCAGCCCGGCAATGCCGCGAGGGACTTGAATGACACGCTGGAGCGGTCCATCTCCCATCCCGAGGTCTATGCGATGGCCGCGAGGGCGCTGCTGAATGCGCTGGGGACCCACCCGAGGACGCGGCTCATCGTGGTGGGCGGCGCGGGGAGCCTGGAGCGAAGCCCCGGCGTGACGCTCGCGGACTCACCCGAGGCGCTGCGTGCTGGCTTGAAGGCGCTGGGACTGCCGGAGGCGTATGAGGTGGCCGTACGAGGCCACCGGGATGCGCTGAACGTGCTGCGACTGTCGAACCGGTTCTGGACGTATCTCAGCCCGGCGGAGCACATCTACCCGGGCGAGCGGACGGGACGATTCCGTCTCGGTGGAGACCAACCCGTGGTGGATGCGCAGGGCAGGAGCCACATCTCCTTCGAGGACTGCGCCGTGGCACTCATCGACGAAGCCGAGCTGCCGCGTCACGTCCAGCGAAGATTCACCCTCGGATACTGA